The Streptomyces sp. NBC_00224 genome has a window encoding:
- a CDS encoding HU family DNA-binding protein, with amino-acid sequence MNKAQLVEAIADKLGGRQQAADAVDAVLDAVVRAVVAGDRVSVTGFGSFEKVDRPARYARNPQTGERVRVKKTSVPRFRAGQGFKDLVSGSKKLPKGDEVAVKKAPKGSLSGGTSSRSTVKKAAAKKATTAKKAAAKKTTAKKTVAKKTATKAVAKTTAAKKTTAKKAATAKKATPAKKATTTKKAVAKKTAPAKKAVAKKAPAKKVTARKTTAKKTTARKK; translated from the coding sequence GTGAACAAGGCGCAGCTCGTAGAAGCGATTGCCGACAAGCTCGGCGGCCGACAGCAGGCCGCGGACGCCGTGGACGCGGTGCTGGACGCGGTCGTCCGGGCCGTCGTCGCCGGCGACCGTGTCTCGGTCACCGGTTTCGGTTCGTTCGAGAAGGTCGACCGTCCGGCCCGGTACGCCCGCAACCCGCAGACGGGTGAGCGCGTGCGGGTCAAGAAGACCTCGGTTCCGCGCTTCCGTGCGGGTCAGGGCTTCAAGGACCTGGTCAGCGGCTCGAAGAAGCTCCCCAAGGGTGACGAGGTCGCCGTGAAGAAGGCGCCCAAGGGCAGCCTCTCCGGTGGCACGTCCAGCCGGAGCACGGTCAAGAAGGCCGCGGCGAAGAAGGCCACCACCGCCAAGAAGGCCGCCGCCAAGAAGACCACGGCGAAGAAGACCGTCGCGAAGAAGACCGCCACGAAGGCCGTGGCGAAGACGACGGCGGCGAAGAAGACCACCGCCAAGAAGGCCGCCACCGCCAAGAAGGCGACCCCGGCCAAGAAGGCGACCACCACCAAGAAGGCCGTGGCGAAGAAGACCGCGCCCGCGAAGAAGGCCGTCGCGAAGAAGGCGCCCGCCAAGAAGGTCACCGCGCGCAAGACCACCGCCAAGAAGACGACTGCCCGCAAGAAGTAG
- the cofC gene encoding 2-phospho-L-lactate guanylyltransferase: MIPVLSSGYPFDGAGRDKSEGDATNTASPGRWSLVVPLKPLALAKSRLAAAVGAALRPRLALAFALDTVGAALTCPAVRDVAVVTDDPLAGAELAALGARIVEDRPGAGLNAALAHGAYAVRALRPGAAVAALNADLPALRPAELGRVLDAASAFPRAFLADAAGIGTTFLSAGPGVDLAPVFGGPSRAAHSASGAAEILLGGVDSVRQDVDTGADLLTALALGPGPATAALRAAVDVVPGH, from the coding sequence ATGATCCCCGTCCTGTCCAGCGGCTATCCGTTCGACGGGGCGGGGAGAGACAAGAGCGAGGGGGACGCCACGAACACCGCATCACCGGGCCGCTGGTCCCTGGTCGTGCCGCTGAAGCCGTTGGCACTGGCGAAGAGCAGGCTCGCCGCCGCCGTCGGCGCGGCGCTGCGGCCCCGGCTCGCTCTGGCGTTCGCCCTGGACACCGTGGGGGCGGCGCTCACCTGCCCGGCGGTACGGGATGTGGCGGTCGTCACGGACGATCCGCTGGCGGGCGCGGAGCTGGCCGCGCTCGGCGCCCGGATCGTCGAGGACCGCCCGGGCGCCGGCCTCAACGCCGCCCTCGCGCACGGGGCGTACGCGGTACGGGCCCTGCGCCCCGGGGCGGCGGTCGCGGCCCTGAACGCGGATCTGCCCGCACTGCGGCCGGCGGAATTGGGCCGGGTCCTGGATGCCGCCTCCGCATTTCCGCGCGCATTTCTGGCCGATGCCGCCGGAATCGGGACGACATTCCTTTCGGCCGGGCCCGGGGTGGATTTGGCCCCGGTTTTCGGCGGCCCGTCGCGCGCCGCGCATTCGGCCTCGGGGGCGGCGGAAATCCTGCTGGGCGGGGTGGACTCGGTTCGCCAGGACGTGGACACCGGCGCGGATCTGCTGACCGCCCTGGCCCTGGGCCCGGGCCCGGCGACGGCGGCGCTGCGGGCAGCGGTGGATGTCGTACCGGGGCACTAG
- a CDS encoding lysophospholipid acyltransferase family protein has product MSRRRIGFWYRLAAVIAKPPLVVLFKRDWHGMENIPADGGFITAVNHNSYLDMFSYGHFQYNTGRVPRFLAKAALFKVPVVGPLLRGTGQIPVYRESSNAFGAFRAAVEAIERGECVVFYPEGTLTRDPDMWPMTAKTGVARAALQTKAPVIPVAQWGANLAMPPYAKEKKVRFFPRKTLQVQAGPPVDLDRFYDKEPTPEVLREATEVIMAAVTRQLEEIRGESAPAKPYDPREVRAQQRRKAAGEGTK; this is encoded by the coding sequence GTGTCCCGCCGCAGAATCGGCTTCTGGTACCGCCTGGCGGCGGTCATCGCCAAACCTCCACTGGTGGTGCTTTTCAAGCGGGACTGGCACGGAATGGAGAACATTCCGGCGGACGGCGGCTTTATCACCGCCGTCAATCACAACTCGTATCTCGACATGTTCTCCTACGGACACTTCCAGTACAACACCGGACGGGTCCCCCGATTCCTCGCCAAGGCGGCGCTCTTCAAGGTGCCCGTGGTGGGACCGCTGCTGCGCGGCACGGGCCAGATTCCCGTCTACCGCGAGTCCTCCAACGCCTTCGGCGCCTTCCGGGCCGCCGTCGAGGCCATCGAGCGGGGTGAATGCGTCGTGTTCTACCCCGAGGGCACCCTCACCCGCGACCCCGACATGTGGCCGATGACCGCCAAGACCGGTGTCGCGCGCGCCGCGCTGCAGACGAAGGCCCCGGTCATCCCGGTCGCCCAGTGGGGCGCCAACTTGGCGATGCCGCCCTACGCCAAGGAGAAGAAGGTCCGCTTCTTCCCCCGCAAGACCCTCCAGGTGCAGGCCGGTCCGCCGGTCGACCTCGACCGCTTCTACGACAAGGAGCCCACCCCCGAGGTGCTGCGCGAGGCGACCGAGGTCATCATGGCCGCGGTCACCCGCCAGCTGGAGGAGATCCGGGGCGAGAGCGCCCCCGCGAAGCCGTACGATCCGCGCGAAGTCCGCGCACAGCAGCGCCGCAAGGCCGCCGGGGAGGGCACCAAGTGA
- a CDS encoding NAD(P)H-dependent glycerol-3-phosphate dehydrogenase, translated as MTHAATKAAVFGTGSWGTAFAMVLADAGCEVTLWGRRPELAEAINTTRTNPDYLPGIELPAAVRATTDPAEAAEGADFTVLAVPSQTLRGNLAAWTPLLAPGTVLVSLMKGVELGTAKRMSEVIEEVAKVSADRVAVVTGPNLAKEIAQRRPAAAVVACRDEAVAQRLQAACHTPYFRPYTNTDVVGCELGGAVKNVIGLAVGIADGMGLGDNAKGSLITRGLAETTRLGLAMGADPLTFSGLAGLGDLVATCSSPLSRNHTFGTNLGRGMTLQETIAVTKQTAEGVKSCESVLDLARRHGVDMPITETVVGIVHEGKPPVVALKELMSRSAKSERR; from the coding sequence GTGACTCACGCCGCCACCAAGGCAGCAGTATTCGGAACCGGCTCCTGGGGTACGGCGTTCGCCATGGTCCTCGCCGACGCGGGCTGCGAGGTGACCCTCTGGGGCCGCCGCCCCGAACTCGCCGAGGCGATCAACACCACCCGCACCAACCCCGACTACCTGCCGGGCATCGAACTGCCCGCGGCGGTACGGGCGACCACCGACCCCGCCGAGGCCGCCGAGGGCGCCGACTTCACCGTCCTGGCCGTGCCCTCGCAGACGCTGCGCGGCAACCTCGCCGCCTGGACGCCGCTGCTCGCCCCCGGCACCGTGCTCGTGTCCCTGATGAAGGGCGTCGAACTCGGCACCGCCAAGCGGATGAGCGAGGTGATCGAGGAGGTCGCCAAGGTCTCCGCCGACCGCGTCGCCGTGGTCACCGGCCCCAACCTCGCCAAGGAGATCGCCCAGCGCCGGCCCGCCGCCGCCGTGGTCGCCTGCCGCGACGAGGCCGTCGCCCAGCGCCTCCAGGCCGCCTGCCACACCCCGTACTTCCGCCCGTACACGAACACCGACGTCGTCGGCTGCGAGCTCGGTGGCGCCGTCAAGAACGTCATCGGGCTCGCGGTGGGCATCGCCGACGGCATGGGCCTGGGCGACAACGCCAAGGGCTCGCTCATCACCCGGGGCCTCGCCGAAACCACCCGGCTCGGCCTCGCGATGGGCGCCGACCCGCTGACCTTCTCCGGTCTCGCGGGCCTCGGCGACCTCGTCGCCACCTGCTCCTCGCCGCTCTCGCGCAACCACACCTTCGGCACCAACCTCGGCCGGGGCATGACGCTCCAGGAGACCATCGCGGTCACCAAGCAGACCGCCGAGGGCGTCAAGTCCTGCGAGTCCGTACTGGATCTGGCCCGCCGCCACGGTGTCGACATGCCCATCACCGAGACCGTCGTCGGCATCGTCCACGAGGGCAAGCCCCCGGTGGTCGCCCTCAAGGAGCTGATGTCGCGCAGCGCCAAGTCCGAGCGGCGCTGA
- a CDS encoding D-alanine--D-alanine ligase family protein yields MSSENLPQSPESSQQPRKPRVAVVFGGRSSEHGISVVTAGAVLRAIDRTKYDVLPIGITTDGRWALTADEPERMAIADRKVPSVAELAESAEGAVVLPVDPNSREVVYTEPGAVPKALGEVDVVFPVLHGPYGEDGTLQGLLELSGVPYVGSGVLASAVGQDKDYMKRVFTSFGLAVGPYLVVRPREWEQDEQGARKRIAAFAGEHGWPLFIKPARAGSSFGITKVDSFEGLDEAIEEARRHDPKFLVESLLRGREIECGVLEFEDGPRASVPAEIPPVSDHAFYDFEAKYIDSADGIVPAPIGAEATAEVRRLAVEAFEAASCEGLVRADFFLQENGEFVINEINTMPGFTPISMYPRMWEATGVDYAELVDRLIDAALRRSTGLR; encoded by the coding sequence ATGAGCAGCGAGAACCTCCCCCAGAGCCCTGAGAGCAGCCAGCAGCCGCGCAAGCCGCGGGTGGCCGTCGTGTTCGGCGGCCGCAGCTCCGAGCACGGCATCTCGGTCGTCACCGCCGGTGCCGTGCTGCGCGCCATCGACCGTACGAAGTACGACGTGCTGCCCATCGGCATCACGACGGACGGCCGCTGGGCGCTCACCGCCGACGAGCCGGAGCGGATGGCCATCGCCGACCGCAAGGTGCCCAGCGTGGCGGAGCTCGCCGAGTCCGCAGAGGGCGCCGTCGTGCTCCCCGTGGACCCCAACAGCCGCGAGGTCGTCTACACCGAGCCCGGCGCGGTCCCCAAGGCGCTGGGCGAGGTCGACGTCGTCTTCCCGGTGCTCCACGGCCCGTACGGCGAGGACGGCACCCTCCAGGGCCTCCTGGAACTCTCCGGTGTCCCCTACGTCGGCTCGGGCGTGCTCGCCTCGGCCGTCGGCCAGGACAAGGACTACATGAAGCGGGTGTTCACCTCGTTCGGGCTGGCCGTCGGCCCCTACCTGGTGGTCCGGCCGCGCGAGTGGGAGCAGGACGAGCAGGGCGCGCGTAAGCGGATCGCCGCGTTCGCGGGCGAGCACGGCTGGCCGCTGTTCATCAAGCCGGCCCGGGCCGGCTCCTCCTTCGGCATCACCAAGGTCGACTCCTTCGAGGGCCTGGACGAGGCCATCGAGGAGGCGCGGCGCCACGACCCCAAGTTCCTGGTCGAGTCGCTGCTGCGCGGCCGTGAGATCGAGTGCGGCGTCCTGGAGTTCGAGGACGGGCCGCGCGCGAGCGTGCCGGCCGAGATCCCGCCGGTCAGCGACCACGCGTTCTACGACTTCGAGGCCAAGTACATCGACTCGGCCGACGGGATCGTGCCCGCCCCGATCGGCGCCGAGGCCACCGCCGAGGTGCGCCGGCTCGCCGTGGAGGCGTTCGAGGCCGCGTCCTGCGAGGGGCTGGTCCGGGCGGACTTCTTCCTCCAGGAGAACGGCGAGTTCGTGATCAACGAGATCAACACGATGCCGGGGTTCACGCCGATCTCGATGTACCCGCGCATGTGGGAGGCGACCGGCGTGGACTACGCGGAGCTGGTGGACCGGCTCATCGACGCGGCGCTGCGCCGTTCGACGGGCCTGCGCTAG
- a CDS encoding DUF3515 family protein — MTSPRRRPLLVLPAVAMLMAAAGCSSSSDADAGAAVPSPAAKEAAACAALDKALPDTVAGQKRHDPTPDSPLTARWGNGDAEIVLRCGIPRPEEMSDPTLPGVGVEGVDWTVQRRAEGPRFITQYRDPYVELRTGKRYANDASVLQPFGAPVQKAIPKTV; from the coding sequence GTGACTTCTCCGCGCCGCCGTCCGCTGCTCGTCCTGCCCGCGGTCGCCATGCTCATGGCGGCCGCGGGCTGTTCTTCCTCGTCCGACGCCGACGCGGGGGCCGCGGTTCCCTCGCCGGCGGCGAAGGAGGCGGCCGCCTGCGCGGCGCTGGACAAGGCGCTGCCGGACACCGTGGCCGGGCAGAAGCGGCACGACCCCACCCCTGACTCACCGCTGACGGCCCGGTGGGGGAACGGGGACGCGGAGATCGTACTGCGCTGCGGCATTCCGCGACCCGAGGAGATGTCGGATCCGACGCTCCCGGGCGTCGGCGTGGAGGGCGTCGACTGGACCGTGCAGCGGCGCGCCGAGGGGCCCCGCTTCATCACCCAGTACCGGGACCCCTACGTCGAGCTGCGAACGGGGAAGCGGTACGCGAACGACGCGTCGGTGCTCCAGCCGTTCGGCGCCCCCGTACAGAAGGCCATCCCGAAGACGGTCTAG
- a CDS encoding Lrp/AsnC family transcriptional regulator has translation MVQAYILIQTEVGKASTVAETIAKIPGVIQAEDVTGPYDVIVRAQADTVDELGRMVVARVQQVDGITRTLTCPVVHL, from the coding sequence GTGGTACAGGCGTACATCCTCATCCAGACCGAGGTGGGCAAGGCGTCGACCGTCGCCGAGACCATCGCAAAGATTCCGGGAGTGATCCAGGCCGAGGACGTCACCGGGCCGTACGACGTGATCGTGCGCGCCCAGGCGGACACGGTCGACGAGCTGGGCCGCATGGTGGTCGCCAGGGTCCAGCAGGTGGACGGGATCACCCGCACCCTGACCTGCCCGGTGGTTCATCTGTAG
- a CDS encoding thiamine-phosphate kinase: MKGTVGELGEFGLIRELTSRLTSTPAVRIGPGDDAAVVTAPDRRVVASTDILLEGRHFRRDWSTAYDVGRKAAAQNLADIAAMGAVPTALLLGLVVPAELPATWPIELMDGIRDECQVAGAAVVGGDVVRGDTITVAITALGDLRNHEPVTRGGAQPGDVVAVTGWLGWSAAGYAVLSRGFRSPRAFVEAHRRPEPPYHAGPAAAGLGATAMTDVSDGLVADLGHIAEASKVRIDLRSGLIDIPTQMNDIGQAVGVDPLQWVLTGGEDHAIVATFPPDVKLPARWKVIGEVLNPSALPQVTVDGAPWTAKGGWDHFGDEE; the protein is encoded by the coding sequence GTGAAAGGCACTGTGGGCGAGTTGGGGGAGTTCGGGCTCATCAGGGAGCTGACCTCCCGGCTCACCTCGACCCCCGCCGTACGGATCGGCCCCGGCGACGACGCCGCGGTCGTGACCGCACCCGACCGCAGGGTGGTGGCGAGCACGGACATCCTCCTGGAGGGCCGCCACTTCCGGCGCGACTGGTCGACCGCGTACGACGTGGGCCGCAAGGCCGCCGCGCAGAATCTGGCCGATATCGCCGCCATGGGCGCGGTCCCGACCGCGCTGCTGCTCGGCCTGGTCGTCCCGGCCGAGCTCCCGGCCACCTGGCCGATCGAGCTGATGGACGGGATCCGCGACGAGTGCCAGGTCGCGGGGGCGGCCGTGGTCGGCGGCGACGTGGTCCGCGGCGACACCATCACCGTCGCCATCACCGCCCTCGGCGACCTGCGCAACCACGAGCCGGTGACCCGCGGCGGCGCGCAGCCCGGCGACGTGGTCGCGGTGACCGGCTGGCTCGGGTGGTCGGCGGCGGGTTACGCGGTCCTCTCGCGCGGCTTCCGCTCGCCGCGCGCCTTCGTGGAGGCCCACCGCCGACCGGAGCCGCCGTACCACGCGGGCCCCGCGGCCGCCGGGCTCGGCGCCACCGCCATGACGGACGTCAGCGACGGCCTGGTGGCGGATCTCGGGCACATCGCGGAGGCGAGCAAGGTCCGTATCGACCTGCGCTCGGGCCTGATCGACATCCCGACGCAGATGAACGACATCGGCCAGGCGGTCGGCGTCGACCCGCTCCAGTGGGTGCTGACCGGGGGAGAGGACCACGCCATCGTGGCGACCTTCCCGCCGGACGTGAAGCTGCCCGCCCGCTGGAAGGTCATCGGGGAGGTCCTCAACCCCTCGGCGCTGCCCCAGGTCACCGTCGACGGCGCCCCCTGGACCGCCAAGGGCGGCTGGGACCACTTCGGGGACGAGGAGTGA
- the thiD gene encoding bifunctional hydroxymethylpyrimidine kinase/phosphomethylpyrimidine kinase — protein sequence MSAAPPRVLTVAGSDSGGGAGIQADLKTMLALGVHGMSVITAVTAQNSLGVQGAWELPAEAVRAQYRSVVDDIGVQAVKTGMLSSAALVETVAELLSGTDAPVVVDPVGVSKHGDALLAAEALDSVRKRLLPTATVATPNLDEVAQLTGVRVEDEDGMRRAADAILAFGPRWALIKGGHFPGDAIDLLTDGTEEHWLRAPRHDNRHTHGTGCTLASAVASGLAKGLPVPEAVRQAKEYVTGAIAQGFALGSGIGPVDHFWQHRT from the coding sequence GTGAGCGCCGCCCCGCCCCGGGTGCTGACCGTCGCCGGTTCCGACTCCGGCGGCGGCGCGGGCATCCAGGCCGACCTCAAGACGATGCTGGCCCTGGGCGTCCACGGGATGAGCGTGATCACCGCGGTGACCGCGCAGAACTCGCTGGGCGTCCAGGGTGCCTGGGAGCTGCCCGCCGAAGCGGTCCGGGCGCAGTACCGCTCGGTCGTCGACGACATCGGCGTCCAGGCCGTGAAGACCGGAATGCTCTCCTCCGCCGCGCTGGTGGAGACCGTGGCGGAACTCCTGTCCGGCACGGACGCGCCGGTGGTCGTGGACCCCGTGGGCGTCTCCAAGCACGGCGACGCGCTGCTCGCCGCCGAGGCGCTGGATTCCGTACGGAAAAGGCTGCTGCCGACAGCGACCGTGGCCACACCCAACCTGGACGAAGTGGCGCAGCTCACGGGCGTACGGGTCGAGGACGAGGACGGGATGCGGCGGGCGGCCGACGCGATCCTCGCCTTCGGCCCCCGCTGGGCCCTGATCAAGGGCGGCCACTTCCCGGGCGACGCGATCGACCTGCTCACCGACGGCACGGAGGAGCACTGGCTCCGAGCCCCGCGCCACGACAACCGCCACACCCACGGCACGGGCTGCACTTTGGCGTCGGCGGTGGCGTCGGGCTTGGCGAAGGGACTCCCGGTCCCGGAGGCGGTGAGGCAGGCGAAGGAGTACGTGACGGGCGCGATCGCGCAGGGCTTCGCGCTGGGGTCGGGAATCGGCCCGGTGGACCACTTCTGGCAACACCGCACCTGA
- the rpmB gene encoding 50S ribosomal protein L28 — protein sequence MAANCDVCGKGPSFGNNISHSHRRTSRRWNPNIQRVRAVVGRTPKRLNVCTSCIKAGKVSR from the coding sequence GTGGCTGCCAACTGCGACGTTTGCGGCAAGGGGCCGAGCTTCGGCAACAACATTTCGCACTCGCACCGCCGTACGTCTCGTCGCTGGAACCCGAACATCCAGCGTGTGCGTGCCGTGGTCGGTCGGACGCCGAAGCGGCTCAACGTCTGCACCTCGTGCATCAAGGCCGGCAAGGTCTCGCGCTAA
- a CDS encoding DAK2 domain-containing protein gives MPQTFDAVAVRTWCSLALDGLGRDREEIDAVNVYPVADGDTGTNLYLTVESAHQAVEAVFAAYTEAPETADVIRAMAHGALVGARGNSGTILSQLLRGMAEVLAERGTDLPGALRRAAESAYEAVAHPVEGTVLTVARAAAEAARGADGDAAAVATAAYGGARQALEETPGQLAVLGRAGVVDAGGWGLVTVLGALAQALTGEAPPVRHEAHPPLDPHSCPTDPAENAGPAFEVIYLLEAGDEAVARLRGRLDALGDSLVVVGGDGLWNVHVHVDDAGAAVEAGVEAGRPYRIRITHFGARPEPREQVQRAVVAVVPGEGLAGLCAEAGATAVLARPGEPPASGELVDAIRRAHAREVVLLPNDAELRHTAAAAVEQARAEGVRVALIPTRAAVQGLAALAVHAPDRRFDEDVVAMTAAAGATRYAELAVAERQSWTTAGICQAGDVLGLIDGDVAVIGQDLARTAKAVLDRMLAAGGELVTLVLAADAPADLAPGIEAHVREAHLAVDTVVYAGGNQSAPLLIGVE, from the coding sequence GTGCCGCAGACTTTCGACGCCGTCGCGGTGCGCACCTGGTGCTCGCTGGCCCTGGACGGGCTCGGCCGGGACCGCGAGGAGATCGACGCGGTCAACGTCTACCCCGTCGCGGACGGGGACACCGGCACCAACCTCTATCTGACCGTGGAGTCCGCCCACCAGGCGGTCGAGGCGGTCTTCGCCGCGTACACCGAGGCGCCGGAGACGGCCGACGTCATACGGGCCATGGCGCACGGCGCCCTCGTCGGCGCCCGCGGCAACTCCGGCACGATCCTCTCCCAGCTGCTGCGCGGCATGGCCGAGGTCCTCGCCGAGCGCGGCACGGATCTGCCCGGGGCCCTGCGCCGGGCCGCCGAGTCGGCGTACGAGGCGGTCGCGCACCCGGTCGAGGGCACGGTCCTGACGGTGGCGAGGGCCGCGGCCGAGGCGGCCCGGGGGGCGGACGGCGACGCGGCGGCCGTCGCCACCGCGGCCTACGGCGGCGCCCGACAGGCCCTGGAGGAGACACCCGGACAGCTCGCGGTCCTCGGCCGCGCCGGGGTCGTGGACGCGGGCGGCTGGGGTCTTGTGACGGTCCTGGGGGCGCTGGCGCAGGCGCTGACCGGCGAGGCCCCGCCCGTACGGCACGAGGCGCATCCGCCGCTCGACCCGCACTCCTGCCCCACCGACCCCGCCGAGAACGCCGGGCCCGCCTTCGAGGTGATCTACCTCCTGGAGGCCGGGGACGAGGCCGTGGCCCGGCTGCGGGGCCGCCTGGACGCGCTCGGGGACTCCCTGGTGGTCGTCGGCGGCGACGGGCTGTGGAACGTCCACGTACACGTGGACGACGCGGGCGCGGCCGTCGAGGCGGGCGTGGAGGCCGGGCGCCCGTACCGGATCCGCATCACCCACTTCGGGGCCCGCCCCGAGCCGCGCGAGCAGGTCCAGCGTGCCGTCGTCGCGGTCGTGCCCGGCGAGGGCCTGGCCGGGCTGTGCGCCGAGGCCGGGGCCACCGCCGTCCTCGCCCGCCCCGGCGAGCCCCCGGCCAGCGGCGAGCTCGTCGACGCGATCCGCCGCGCCCACGCGCGCGAGGTCGTCCTGCTGCCCAACGACGCCGAGCTGCGCCACACCGCCGCCGCGGCCGTGGAGCAGGCGCGCGCCGAGGGCGTACGGGTCGCGCTCATCCCCACCCGGGCCGCCGTCCAGGGCCTCGCCGCGCTCGCGGTGCACGCCCCCGACCGCCGCTTCGACGAGGACGTCGTCGCGATGACCGCGGCGGCCGGCGCCACCCGGTACGCCGAACTGGCCGTCGCCGAGCGGCAGTCGTGGACCACGGCGGGCATCTGCCAGGCCGGGGACGTGCTGGGCCTCATCGACGGCGACGTGGCCGTGATCGGCCAGGACCTGGCCCGTACGGCCAAGGCGGTCCTGGACCGGATGCTGGCGGCGGGCGGCGAGCTGGTCACCCTGGTGCTGGCCGCCGACGCCCCGGCGGACCTGGCGCCGGGCATCGAGGCCCATGTGCGCGAGGCCCATCTGGCGGTCGACACCGTCGTCTACGCGGGCGGCAACCAGAGCGCCCCGCTGCTGATCGGCGTCGAGTAG